The uncultured Hyphomonas sp. genome includes a window with the following:
- a CDS encoding amidase, with protein MREYADYDGLGLAELIRSKQISAGELLDAAVTRAEAAQETLNCFSALYPELAKSQLDAGIGSGPFAGVPFVTKDLAVEVKGAPLTNGSVAWKGNVAQRDSVLTERYRKAGLVFFGQTTSPEYGLTTTTESTLYGQTRNPWDLTRTSGGSSGGASAAVAAGVLPVAQASDGGGSIRIPASCTGLFGIKPSRGRVPMGPGRTEGWNGMSTVHAVSRSVRDSAALLDACHGRETGSRYVAPAPDRPYLEEVSRGPGKLRIALWKKAPNGTMPDADADAGLMATAKLLEELGHEVVETGPEFNGELLAKYALFTISANVAAAFDDRSEMLGRPVREDEMEPITASMVALGRTVPMVELAKANNLFNSAAIDYEQFLIDGGFDLTLSPVTHRAPDKLGTMSLAQDGEAMGKAIAGFGAHCPIFNQTGCPAMSVPLHWTEATDEAPGGLPIGMMFGGRLGSESLLFRLAGQLEQARPWAGKRPPHWVG; from the coding sequence ATGAGAGAATATGCCGATTATGACGGGCTGGGTCTGGCGGAGCTGATCCGCAGCAAACAGATCAGCGCCGGAGAATTACTGGATGCGGCGGTCACACGGGCCGAAGCGGCGCAGGAGACGCTGAACTGCTTCAGCGCGCTCTATCCGGAGCTTGCCAAATCGCAGCTGGACGCAGGCATTGGCAGCGGCCCGTTTGCAGGCGTGCCGTTCGTCACAAAAGACCTGGCCGTTGAGGTGAAGGGCGCGCCGCTGACCAATGGCTCGGTTGCCTGGAAGGGCAATGTCGCCCAGCGGGATTCGGTGCTGACCGAACGCTACCGCAAGGCGGGCCTCGTCTTTTTCGGCCAGACGACCAGCCCGGAATACGGCCTGACCACCACGACCGAGTCCACGCTGTACGGGCAGACGCGGAACCCATGGGATCTGACGCGCACCTCGGGCGGCTCGTCCGGCGGGGCTAGTGCAGCCGTGGCGGCGGGTGTGCTGCCGGTCGCGCAGGCCAGCGATGGCGGCGGCTCGATCCGTATTCCGGCGTCCTGTACGGGCCTGTTCGGCATCAAGCCCTCGCGCGGCCGGGTGCCGATGGGGCCGGGGCGGACCGAAGGCTGGAATGGCATGTCGACTGTCCACGCCGTCAGCCGCAGCGTGCGCGACAGTGCTGCCCTGCTGGATGCCTGCCATGGCCGGGAGACCGGCAGCCGCTATGTTGCCCCGGCGCCGGACCGTCCGTATCTGGAGGAAGTCTCGCGTGGCCCGGGCAAACTACGCATCGCGCTGTGGAAGAAGGCGCCGAACGGCACCATGCCGGACGCCGATGCTGACGCAGGCCTCATGGCGACCGCGAAGTTGCTGGAAGAGCTTGGCCACGAAGTCGTCGAGACCGGACCGGAATTCAATGGCGAGCTGCTCGCCAAATACGCTCTGTTCACGATCTCCGCGAACGTCGCCGCCGCCTTCGACGACCGCTCTGAGATGCTGGGCCGGCCAGTGCGCGAAGATGAGATGGAGCCGATCACGGCGTCCATGGTTGCGCTCGGCCGGACCGTGCCGATGGTGGAACTGGCCAAGGCCAACAATCTCTTCAACTCGGCCGCGATCGACTATGAGCAGTTCCTCATCGATGGCGGGTTTGACCTCACGCTCTCACCGGTCACGCACCGCGCGCCGGACAAGCTGGGCACCATGTCCCTCGCGCAGGATGGCGAAGCGATGGGCAAGGCGATTGCCGGCTTCGGCGCGCATTGCCCGATCTTCAACCAGACCGGCTGCCCGGCGATGTCCGTGCCGCTGCACTGGACCGAGGCGACCGATGAGGCGCCAGGCGGCCTGCCGATTGGCATGATGTTTGGCGGACGACTCGGATCTGAAAGTCTTTTGTTCCGTCTGGCTGGACAATTGGAACAGGCCCGGCCATGGGCAGGCAAACGCCCGCCGCACTGGGTGGGCTGA
- a CDS encoding GFA family protein gives MSELKTHSGGCHCGAVRWEVDLPDAFEVEDCNCSMCAMSGNIHIIVPSSRFRLLQGNDNLAEYTFNTGVAKHLFCKTCGVKSFYIPRSNPDGVAVTWRCIDDWQDLNATVNRFDGQNWEQHAHTLAHKSKD, from the coding sequence ATGAGTGAGTTGAAGACCCATTCCGGCGGTTGCCATTGTGGCGCGGTGCGGTGGGAGGTCGACCTGCCGGATGCCTTTGAGGTGGAAGACTGCAACTGCTCCATGTGCGCGATGTCGGGAAACATCCACATCATCGTCCCTTCGAGCCGTTTCCGCCTGCTGCAGGGGAATGACAATCTTGCCGAGTACACGTTCAATACGGGCGTGGCGAAACACCTGTTCTGCAAGACCTGCGGGGTGAAGAGCTTCTACATCCCGCGCTCCAACCCTGACGGCGTGGCCGTCACCTGGCGGTGTATCGATGACTGGCAGGATCTGAACGCGACCGTGAACAGGTTCGACGGGCAGAACTGGGAGCAGCACGCCCACACGCTGGCGCACAAGTCGAAGGACTGA
- a CDS encoding metallopeptidase family protein, whose amino-acid sequence MSLLDQTAPTAEDILALAEACIARLPQHMQAAAGAVRIIVEDYAEDEILDEMKIQDALELSGLYSGVPLIHESVTHPSMQTPLVYLYRLPILFEWAARGDVTLDELVAHVTIHEYGHHFGWSDEEMHRILDMAD is encoded by the coding sequence ATGAGCCTGCTGGACCAGACCGCTCCGACGGCGGAGGACATTCTCGCCCTCGCCGAAGCCTGTATCGCCCGCCTGCCCCAGCATATGCAGGCAGCTGCCGGCGCGGTCCGCATCATTGTCGAAGACTATGCCGAGGATGAGATCCTCGACGAGATGAAGATCCAGGATGCACTGGAACTGAGCGGGCTCTATTCCGGCGTGCCGCTGATCCATGAGAGCGTGACGCATCCGTCGATGCAGACGCCGCTGGTCTATCTCTACCGCCTGCCGATCCTGTTCGAATGGGCTGCGCGGGGGGACGTGACGCTGGACGAACTGGTGGCCCACGTCACCATCCACGAATACGGCCACCATTTCGGCTGGTCCGACGAAGAGATGCACCGCATCCTCGACATGGCGGACTGA
- a CDS encoding YbjQ family protein, producing MLVTTTPTVQGHEITKYLGVVCGEVVIGAHLGKDILASFTNIVGGRSNAYESTLRETRDDAMAEMMEEARKLGGNAIVGAKFDYTVIGQSGSMMMVAVSGTAVQLI from the coding sequence ATGCTCGTCACCACCACGCCCACGGTTCAGGGCCATGAGATCACGAAATATCTCGGCGTCGTCTGCGGCGAGGTCGTGATCGGGGCGCACCTTGGCAAGGATATCCTGGCCAGCTTCACGAATATCGTCGGCGGACGGTCCAACGCTTATGAGAGCACGCTGCGCGAGACGCGCGACGACGCGATGGCCGAGATGATGGAAGAAGCCCGGAAGCTTGGCGGGAATGCCATTGTCGGTGCCAAGTTCGACTATACCGTTATCGGCCAGTCGGGTTCGATGATGATGGTGGCGGTCTCCGGCACAGCCGTGCAGCTCATATGA
- the scpA gene encoding methylmalonyl-CoA mutase yields MTDFPDFTKLDLGTPHAKATAPKLGEAWETPEGVEVKTAYTEADRAGLDYLDDFPGLAPFGRGPYPTMYTNQPWTVRQYAGFSTAEDSNAFYRRNLAAGQKGLSVAFDLATHRGYDSDHVRVSGDVGMAGVAIDSIYDMRTLFSGIPLDKMSVSMTMNGAVLPILALYIVAAEEQGVGPEKLAGTIQNDILKEFMVRNTYIYPPKPSMRIISDIFAYTSQNMPKFNSISISGYHMQEAGASADLELAYTLADGIEYIRAGVAAGLDVDAFAPRLSFFWAIGMNTFMEVAKMRAARLLWAKLVKENFSPKNPKSLSLRTHSQTSGWSLTAQDVYNNVIRTCLEAIAATGGQTQSLHTNSFDEALALPTDFSARISRNTQLFLQQEAGACQTVDMWGGSYYVERLTHDLAAKALAHIEEVEKMGGMAKAIEEGLPKLRIEESAANTQARIDSGTQTVVGVNKFLLDEDEDVPVLKVDNAAVRKMQLDKLARLKSERDEAEVTAKLDAIAEAAAGTEGNLLALAVDAARAKATVGEISEAVERSQGRHQAVIRSIKGVYGGGVKGTEKADEALNLAEAFEKQNGRKPKVYIAKMGQDGHDRGQKVVASALMDLGWDVVIGPLFQTPEEAAADAREAGVDIVAASSLAAGHLTLVPELKRALGNEGAANARIIVGGVIPPQDFDALYAAGASAIFPPGTVIADSALKMLEILTGGDDGEKTAAE; encoded by the coding sequence ATGACCGACTTCCCCGACTTCACGAAACTCGACCTGGGCACGCCCCATGCGAAAGCCACCGCGCCGAAGCTTGGCGAGGCCTGGGAGACCCCGGAAGGCGTCGAAGTGAAAACGGCCTACACCGAGGCGGACCGCGCCGGGCTGGACTATCTGGACGATTTCCCGGGCCTTGCCCCTTTCGGCCGTGGCCCTTACCCGACCATGTACACGAACCAGCCCTGGACAGTTCGTCAGTATGCGGGCTTCTCGACAGCTGAAGACTCCAACGCCTTCTATCGCCGCAACCTTGCCGCCGGCCAGAAAGGCCTGTCGGTTGCATTCGACCTGGCCACCCACCGCGGCTATGACTCTGACCACGTCCGCGTGTCGGGCGATGTGGGCATGGCCGGTGTGGCCATCGACTCCATCTATGACATGCGTACCCTCTTTTCCGGCATCCCGCTGGACAAGATGTCCGTCTCGATGACGATGAACGGCGCCGTGCTGCCGATCCTCGCGCTCTATATCGTGGCGGCTGAGGAACAGGGCGTCGGGCCGGAAAAACTGGCCGGGACGATCCAGAACGACATCCTCAAAGAGTTCATGGTGCGGAACACCTATATCTATCCGCCCAAACCATCGATGCGGATCATTTCGGACATCTTCGCCTATACCTCGCAGAACATGCCGAAGTTCAACTCGATCTCGATCTCCGGCTATCACATGCAGGAAGCCGGCGCCTCGGCGGACCTGGAACTGGCCTACACGCTGGCCGACGGCATTGAATATATCCGCGCCGGTGTAGCGGCGGGACTCGACGTCGACGCGTTCGCGCCGCGCCTCTCTTTCTTCTGGGCGATCGGCATGAACACGTTCATGGAAGTCGCCAAGATGCGGGCCGCGCGCCTTCTCTGGGCGAAGCTCGTCAAAGAGAATTTCAGCCCGAAGAACCCGAAATCGCTCAGCCTGCGGACGCACTCGCAGACCTCCGGCTGGTCGCTGACCGCGCAGGACGTTTACAACAACGTCATCCGCACCTGTCTTGAGGCCATCGCCGCGACCGGCGGGCAGACGCAATCGCTGCACACGAACAGCTTCGACGAGGCGCTCGCCCTGCCGACAGACTTCTCCGCCCGGATCAGCCGGAACACGCAGCTCTTCCTGCAACAGGAAGCCGGCGCGTGTCAGACGGTCGATATGTGGGGCGGCTCCTATTATGTCGAACGCCTGACGCACGATCTCGCCGCCAAGGCCCTCGCCCATATCGAGGAAGTCGAAAAAATGGGCGGCATGGCGAAAGCCATCGAGGAAGGCCTGCCGAAGCTGCGCATCGAGGAATCCGCCGCGAACACGCAGGCGCGTATCGACAGCGGCACGCAGACCGTGGTCGGCGTGAACAAGTTCCTGCTGGATGAAGACGAAGACGTGCCGGTGCTGAAGGTCGACAACGCCGCCGTGCGCAAGATGCAGCTCGACAAGCTGGCGCGCCTCAAATCAGAACGCGACGAAGCCGAAGTCACCGCCAAGCTGGACGCAATTGCCGAGGCCGCCGCCGGCACCGAAGGCAACCTGCTCGCGCTGGCCGTAGACGCCGCGCGCGCCAAGGCAACCGTGGGCGAGATCTCCGAAGCGGTCGAACGCAGCCAGGGCCGCCACCAGGCCGTCATCCGCTCCATCAAGGGTGTCTATGGCGGCGGCGTGAAAGGCACGGAAAAGGCTGATGAAGCGCTCAACCTCGCCGAAGCCTTCGAGAAACAGAACGGCCGCAAGCCGAAAGTCTACATCGCCAAGATGGGCCAGGACGGTCACGACCGCGGCCAGAAGGTCGTCGCCTCCGCTCTGATGGACCTTGGCTGGGATGTCGTCATCGGCCCGCTGTTCCAGACACCGGAAGAAGCTGCCGCCGATGCGCGCGAAGCCGGGGTAGACATTGTCGCCGCCTCCTCGCTCGCCGCAGGCCACCTGACGCTGGTGCCGGAACTGAAGCGCGCGCTCGGCAATGAAGGCGCGGCCAACGCCCGCATCATCGTTGGCGGCGTGATCCCGCCGCAGGACTTCGACGCGCTCTACGCCGCCGGGGCCTCCGCCATCTTCCCGCCCGGCACCGTCATCGCCGACAGCGCGCTGAAGATGCTGGAGATCCTCACCGGCGGAGACGACGGGGAAAAAACGGCGGCGGAATAA
- a CDS encoding methylmalonyl-CoA mutase family protein, with amino-acid sequence MADDILPLSSTFPDATEAEWMASVEKALRGRGIDAITRTTADGLKIRPLYRESDFPASEDPLGTPGEAPYLRGPTAAPDKWLPWDIRQAFTHASPSHTHGEVLRDLERGVSSVELCVDPTGRNGVQAMTMPDYDIALNGVDAAIAGVALDPVMTSGTREAAFLAEWARNKADAKLDFNMDPLGALARTGTLAGGLDAAFAEAGALAKVLAGKYPEANLFRIDARAVHEAGGSEAQELAALIASAVDTLRRLAPHMDAADVAAKTIFCLSLDANYGIGVAKLRAARRLWARVEEALGLTARPMRIQGYSSARMLTRYDAWTNMLRNTASAFAGAVGGADILTIRAFNEPLGTPEELGRRIARNTQLIAMEESQLGRVADPTGGAWFTETFASELAEAAWAEFQKIEGEGGYAASLTSGAFQGRVKATRDARAKDIAKRKIPVTGVSEFPLLDEIAAPVADTPHLRTGAELTDEALQALVPDLPPAAGEDATAEPLEPIHLGADFEALRDKAAAAAKQPAIFLATLGPLAEYTARADFARNLFAAGGLTAKEPPVPPKDAAEIAAAFKASGLRIACICGADARYADEADAAAKALKEAGAQHVWIAGKHEGDGIDTQIFMGCDVLHTLKLAHAELGL; translated from the coding sequence ATGGCAGACGATATCCTCCCGCTTTCCAGCACTTTTCCCGACGCCACCGAAGCCGAATGGATGGCTTCGGTCGAAAAGGCCCTCAGGGGCCGTGGCATTGATGCAATCACCCGCACCACGGCGGACGGGCTGAAGATTCGCCCGCTCTATCGTGAGAGCGATTTCCCCGCTTCGGAGGACCCGCTGGGCACGCCCGGCGAGGCGCCTTATCTGCGCGGACCGACGGCGGCGCCGGACAAGTGGCTGCCCTGGGATATCCGCCAGGCCTTCACGCATGCTTCCCCCTCGCACACGCATGGCGAAGTGCTGCGTGACCTGGAACGCGGCGTTAGTTCGGTCGAACTCTGCGTCGACCCGACCGGGCGGAACGGTGTCCAGGCCATGACTATGCCGGACTATGACATTGCCCTGAACGGCGTCGACGCGGCCATTGCCGGCGTTGCGCTTGACCCGGTCATGACTTCCGGCACCCGCGAAGCTGCCTTCCTGGCCGAATGGGCCCGGAACAAGGCTGACGCGAAGCTCGACTTCAACATGGACCCGCTCGGCGCCCTCGCCCGCACCGGCACGCTCGCCGGCGGGCTCGACGCGGCGTTTGCCGAAGCCGGCGCACTCGCCAAAGTGCTGGCCGGGAAATACCCCGAAGCGAACCTGTTCCGCATCGACGCCCGCGCCGTGCATGAGGCCGGCGGGTCGGAAGCGCAGGAGCTGGCCGCGCTGATCGCCTCGGCGGTCGATACGCTGCGCCGCCTCGCCCCGCACATGGACGCCGCAGACGTGGCCGCGAAGACGATCTTCTGCCTCTCCCTCGACGCCAATTACGGCATCGGCGTTGCGAAGCTGCGTGCCGCCCGCCGCCTGTGGGCACGTGTGGAAGAAGCCCTCGGCCTCACCGCCCGGCCCATGCGCATTCAGGGCTACAGTTCTGCCCGCATGCTGACCCGTTACGATGCGTGGACGAACATGCTGCGCAATACCGCCTCCGCCTTTGCCGGTGCCGTCGGTGGCGCAGACATCCTGACCATCCGCGCCTTCAACGAACCGCTGGGCACGCCGGAAGAACTCGGCCGCCGGATCGCGCGCAACACCCAGCTGATCGCCATGGAAGAAAGCCAGCTCGGCCGCGTCGCGGACCCGACAGGCGGCGCTTGGTTCACCGAAACATTTGCCAGCGAACTGGCCGAAGCCGCCTGGGCCGAATTCCAGAAAATCGAAGGCGAAGGCGGCTATGCCGCCTCGCTCACCTCCGGCGCTTTCCAGGGCCGCGTGAAAGCGACCCGCGACGCCCGCGCCAAGGACATCGCCAAACGCAAGATCCCGGTCACGGGCGTTTCCGAATTCCCGCTGCTGGACGAGATCGCCGCCCCGGTGGCCGACACCCCGCACCTGCGCACAGGCGCGGAACTGACGGACGAAGCACTGCAGGCGCTGGTGCCGGACCTGCCGCCTGCCGCGGGCGAGGATGCCACAGCCGAGCCGCTGGAGCCGATCCACCTCGGCGCGGACTTCGAAGCCCTGCGCGACAAGGCGGCCGCCGCTGCGAAACAACCGGCAATCTTCCTCGCAACGCTCGGCCCGCTCGCCGAATACACGGCCCGCGCAGACTTTGCCCGCAACCTGTTTGCGGCTGGCGGCCTCACCGCGAAAGAACCGCCGGTGCCTCCGAAGGATGCCGCAGAGATCGCCGCCGCATTCAAGGCCTCCGGCCTGCGCATCGCCTGCATCTGCGGCGCCGACGCCCGCTATGCCGACGAGGCAGATGCTGCCGCCAAGGCCCTGAAAGAGGCCGGCGCGCAACATGTCTGGATCGCCGGCAAGCATGAAGGCGACGGCATCGATACACAGATCTTCATGGGCTGCGACGTACTGCACACCCTGAAACTCGCCCACGCCGAACTGGGGCTGTGA
- a CDS encoding carboxymuconolactone decarboxylase family protein gives MRLKAPRIAPLTDADITDDQRKLLGPRFAGTTYNVFRTLASDPAAYKAFMHWGGYILSDKNDLSERDRELVILRTGYNWKAGYEWAQHERIGLRCGLTPEEIARIKQGPDAPGWSANDKALLQATDELTSDSFITDETWAALSGFSKKQKMDLVMTVGQYTQVSMMLNSFGVQLDDDLTLDPDLAK, from the coding sequence ATGAGACTGAAAGCCCCGCGCATCGCGCCCCTGACTGATGCCGATATTACCGATGACCAGCGCAAATTGCTCGGTCCGCGCTTTGCCGGGACGACCTACAATGTCTTCCGCACGCTGGCGAGCGACCCGGCGGCGTACAAGGCCTTCATGCACTGGGGCGGGTACATACTGTCAGACAAGAACGACCTCAGCGAACGAGACCGCGAACTCGTCATCCTGCGCACCGGCTATAACTGGAAAGCAGGCTATGAATGGGCCCAGCATGAGCGGATCGGCTTGCGGTGCGGTCTGACGCCGGAAGAAATTGCACGGATCAAGCAGGGCCCGGATGCGCCTGGCTGGAGTGCGAATGACAAGGCGCTGCTTCAGGCCACCGACGAACTGACATCCGACAGTTTCATTACCGACGAGACCTGGGCGGCGCTGTCCGGCTTCAGCAAGAAGCAGAAGATGGATCTGGTCATGACGGTCGGCCAGTACACTCAGGTTTCCATGATGCTGAACTCTTTCGGCGTGCAGCTGGACGATGACCTGACCCTCGACCCGGACCTTGCCAAGTAG